In the genome of Lynx canadensis isolate LIC74 chromosome F1, mLynCan4.pri.v2, whole genome shotgun sequence, one region contains:
- the FCRLB gene encoding Fc receptor-like B isoform X1, translating to MWSLTALLLLVPSSGQAATLEKPVLSLHPPWTTIFKGERVTLRCDGYHPPLLELRPISTLWYLGHLLLPSHKKSIEVQTPGVYRCQTRGAPVSDPIHLSVSNDWLILQVPYAAVFEGEPLVVRCRGWYDKVVYKLHYYHDGKAVRYFHSSANYTVPQARASDSGRYQCSGTMRIPVESAPMFSAKVAVTVQELFPAPVLRVTGRAEARGGVAVRCDTRLHPQKRDTPLQFAFYKYSRPVRRFDWGAEYTVPEPEVEELESYWCEAATATRSVRKRSPWLQLPGRGAVPDSASTTAPVPQAAALAPGNQPLSFRKPPVSRSAAPVTSVPNITSPGLRFPAGRAPTAGPPACAPPTPWEPSAAAAALKPDVDLLLREMQLLKGLLSRVVLELKEPQAFPEHGDTPGPPTSHLAVSPATQATAVVES from the exons ATGTGGTCTCTGACGGCCCTACTGCTCCTGG TTCCAAGCAGCGGGCAAGCTG CTACTCTGGAGAAGCCCGTATTGTCTCTACACCCGCCCTGGACCACAATCTTCAAGGGGGAGCGGGTGACCCTGCGATGTGATGGGTACCACCCTCCGCTCCTGGAGCTTCGGCCCATCAGCACTCTCTGGTATTTGGGCCACCTGCTTCTGCCCTCTCACAAGAAGAGCATCGAGGTGCAGACACCAGGCGTGTATCGATGCCAGACCCGGGGGGCGCCCGTCAGTGACCCCATCCACCTGTCTGTTTCCAATG ACTGGCTGATCCTGCAAGTGCCCTACGCCGCGGTGTTCGAGGGCGAGCCGCTGGTCGTGCGCTGCCGCGGCTGGTACGACAAGGTGGTGTATAAGCTTCACTACTACCACGACGGCAAGGCGGTGCGCTACTTCCACTCCAGCGCCAACTACACGGTGCCACAGGCGCGCGCCAGCGACAGCGGCCGCTACCAGTGCTCGGGCACCATGCGCATCCCGGTGGAGAGCGCGCCCATGTTCTCCGCCAAGGTGGCCGTGACCGTGCAAG AGCTGTTCCCGGCGCCGGTGCTCAGGGTGACCGGCCGGGCGGAGGCCCGCGGCGGGGTGGCGGTGCGCTGCGACACCCGCCTGCACCCGCAGAAGCGCGACACGCCGCTGCAGTTCGCCTTCTACAAGTACAGCCGCCCCGTGCGCCGCTTCGACTGGGGCGCCGAGTACACGGTCCCCGAGCCCGAGGTCGAGGAGCTCGAATCGTACTGGTGCGAGGCCGCCACCGCCACGCGGAGCGTCCGGAAACGCAGCCCTTGGCTGCAGCTCCCCGGGCGCG GTGCCGTCCCGGACTCGGCGTCCACCACCGCCCCAGTCCCGCAGGCCGCAGCCTTGGCGCCCGGCAACCAGCCGCTTTCCTTCAGAAAGCCCCCTGTGTCCCGATCGGCCGCTCCGGTCACCTCCGTCCCGAACATCACCTCGCCGGGGCTGCGGTTCCCCGCGGGCAGAGCCCCCACTGCTGGGCCCCCGGCCTGCGCCCCGCCGACGCCCTGGGAGCCATCGGCCGCCGCAGCAGCCCTGAAACCCGACGTGGACCTTCTGCTGCGGGAAATGCAGCTGCTCAAAGGCCTCCTGAGCCGGGTGGTGCTGGAACTGAAGGAGCCACAGGCCTTCCCAGAGCACGGGGACACCCCCGGGCCCCCCACTTCCCACTTGGCTGTGAGCCCGGCAACGCAGGCCACCGCTGTCGTGGAGAGCTGA
- the FCRLB gene encoding Fc receptor-like B isoform X3 — MWSLTALLLLATLEKPVLSLHPPWTTIFKGERVTLRCDGYHPPLLELRPISTLWYLGHLLLPSHKKSIEVQTPGVYRCQTRGAPVSDPIHLSVSNDWLILQVPYAAVFEGEPLVVRCRGWYDKVVYKLHYYHDGKAVRYFHSSANYTVPQARASDSGRYQCSGTMRIPVESAPMFSAKVAVTVQAAPCAASTGAPSTRSPSPRSRSSNRTGARPPPPRGASGNAALGCSSPGAVPSRTRRPPPPQSRRPQPWRPATSRFPSESPLCPDRPLRSPPSRTSPRRGCGSPRAEPPLLGPRPAPRRRPGSHRPPQQP; from the exons ATGTGGTCTCTGACGGCCCTACTGCTCCTGG CTACTCTGGAGAAGCCCGTATTGTCTCTACACCCGCCCTGGACCACAATCTTCAAGGGGGAGCGGGTGACCCTGCGATGTGATGGGTACCACCCTCCGCTCCTGGAGCTTCGGCCCATCAGCACTCTCTGGTATTTGGGCCACCTGCTTCTGCCCTCTCACAAGAAGAGCATCGAGGTGCAGACACCAGGCGTGTATCGATGCCAGACCCGGGGGGCGCCCGTCAGTGACCCCATCCACCTGTCTGTTTCCAATG ACTGGCTGATCCTGCAAGTGCCCTACGCCGCGGTGTTCGAGGGCGAGCCGCTGGTCGTGCGCTGCCGCGGCTGGTACGACAAGGTGGTGTATAAGCTTCACTACTACCACGACGGCAAGGCGGTGCGCTACTTCCACTCCAGCGCCAACTACACGGTGCCACAGGCGCGCGCCAGCGACAGCGGCCGCTACCAGTGCTCGGGCACCATGCGCATCCCGGTGGAGAGCGCGCCCATGTTCTCCGCCAAGGTGGCCGTGACCGTGCAAG CCGCCCCGTGCGCCGCTTCGACTGGGGCGCCGAGTACACGGTCCCCGAGCCCGAGGTCGAGGAGCTCGAATCGTACTGGTGCGAGGCCGCCACCGCCACGCGGAGCGTCCGGAAACGCAGCCCTTGGCTGCAGCTCCCCGGGCGCG GTGCCGTCCCGGACTCGGCGTCCACCACCGCCCCAGTCCCGCAGGCCGCAGCCTTGGCGCCCGGCAACCAGCCGCTTTCCTTCAGAAAGCCCCCTGTGTCCCGATCGGCCGCTCCGGTCACCTCCGTCCCGAACATCACCTCGCCGGGGCTGCGGTTCCCCGCGGGCAGAGCCCCCACTGCTGGGCCCCCGGCCTGCGCCCCGCCGACGCCCTGGGAGCCATCGGCCGCCGCAGCAGCCCTGA
- the FCRLB gene encoding Fc receptor-like B isoform X2, translated as MWSLTALLLLVPSSGQAATLEKPVLSLHPPWTTIFKGERVTLRCDGYHPPLLELRPISTLWYLGHLLLPSHKKSIEVQTPGVYRCQTRGAPVSDPIHLSVSNDWLILQVPYAAVFEGEPLVVRCRGWYDKVVYKLHYYHDGKAVRYFHSSANYTVPQARASDSGRYQCSGTMRIPVESAPMFSAKVAVTVQAAPCAASTGAPSTRSPSPRSRSSNRTGARPPPPRGASGNAALGCSSPGAVPSRTRRPPPPQSRRPQPWRPATSRFPSESPLCPDRPLRSPPSRTSPRRGCGSPRAEPPLLGPRPAPRRRPGSHRPPQQP; from the exons ATGTGGTCTCTGACGGCCCTACTGCTCCTGG TTCCAAGCAGCGGGCAAGCTG CTACTCTGGAGAAGCCCGTATTGTCTCTACACCCGCCCTGGACCACAATCTTCAAGGGGGAGCGGGTGACCCTGCGATGTGATGGGTACCACCCTCCGCTCCTGGAGCTTCGGCCCATCAGCACTCTCTGGTATTTGGGCCACCTGCTTCTGCCCTCTCACAAGAAGAGCATCGAGGTGCAGACACCAGGCGTGTATCGATGCCAGACCCGGGGGGCGCCCGTCAGTGACCCCATCCACCTGTCTGTTTCCAATG ACTGGCTGATCCTGCAAGTGCCCTACGCCGCGGTGTTCGAGGGCGAGCCGCTGGTCGTGCGCTGCCGCGGCTGGTACGACAAGGTGGTGTATAAGCTTCACTACTACCACGACGGCAAGGCGGTGCGCTACTTCCACTCCAGCGCCAACTACACGGTGCCACAGGCGCGCGCCAGCGACAGCGGCCGCTACCAGTGCTCGGGCACCATGCGCATCCCGGTGGAGAGCGCGCCCATGTTCTCCGCCAAGGTGGCCGTGACCGTGCAAG CCGCCCCGTGCGCCGCTTCGACTGGGGCGCCGAGTACACGGTCCCCGAGCCCGAGGTCGAGGAGCTCGAATCGTACTGGTGCGAGGCCGCCACCGCCACGCGGAGCGTCCGGAAACGCAGCCCTTGGCTGCAGCTCCCCGGGCGCG GTGCCGTCCCGGACTCGGCGTCCACCACCGCCCCAGTCCCGCAGGCCGCAGCCTTGGCGCCCGGCAACCAGCCGCTTTCCTTCAGAAAGCCCCCTGTGTCCCGATCGGCCGCTCCGGTCACCTCCGTCCCGAACATCACCTCGCCGGGGCTGCGGTTCCCCGCGGGCAGAGCCCCCACTGCTGGGCCCCCGGCCTGCGCCCCGCCGACGCCCTGGGAGCCATCGGCCGCCGCAGCAGCCCTGA
- the FCRLA gene encoding Fc receptor-like A — protein MLKKISALEAAGDLNTVTMKLGSVCTAGAFHFSPTMLWAGPMLLVVFGFWFHAPAAGCPAAASFETLQCEGPVSTQDSSCDTEEDLTSPREVDFQFKGYTFSKPFHLIVSYDWLILQGPVSPIFEGDPLILRCQAWQDWPLTQITFYRDGSALGPPGPNKEFSIAVVQQTDSGHYHCSGIFRSPGPGSPETASSVAIKIQELFPTPLLRVAPSAEPQEGGPVTLSCQTKLPLHRSTARLFFSFYKDGRTVRGRGLSSEFQIPRASEAHSGSYWCEAATEDNQVWKQSSKLEIRVRGPSSSTAAPTLSPAPQKSTVPESTTTESPGPHPPLSTPSKNPGFSSPLRVPDPHLNHQMGILLKQMQDMRALLGHLVMELRDLSGHLKLQTTKGHAK, from the exons ATGTTGAAGAAAATCAGTGCGTTAGAGGCTGCAGGAGACCTAAACACAGTCACCATGAAGCTGGGCTCTGTCTGCACGGCTGGGGCCTTCCACTTTTCTCCTACTATGCTCTGGGCAGGCCCGATGCTGCTGG TTGTCTTTGGCTTCTGGTTTCATGCACCAGCGGCTGGATGTCCTGCTG CTGCCAGTTTTGAGACACTGCAGTGTGAAGGACCTGTCAGCACCCAGGACAGCAGCTGCGATACTGAGGAGGACTTGACGAGCCCAAGGGAAGTTGACTTCCAGTTCAAAGGCTACACTTTCAGTAAACCCTTCCATCTGATTGTGTCCTACG ACTGGCTGATTCTCCAAGGTCCAGTCAGCCCTATATTTGAAGGAGACCCACTAATTCTACGCTGCCAGGCCTGGCAAGACTGGCCCCTGACCCAGATCACCTTCTACCGAGATGGCTCAGCTCTGGGACCCCCTGGACCTAATAAGGAATTCTCCATCGCCGTGGTACAACAGACTGACAGCGGGCACTATCACTGCAGTGGGATCTTCAGGAGCCCTGGTCCTGGGAGCCCAGAAACAGCATCTTCCGTGGCTATCAAGATCCAAG AACTGTTTCCAACCCCACTTCTCAGAGTCGCCCCCTCAGCTGAGCCCCAAGAGGGGGGTCCAGTgaccctgagctgtcagacaAAGCTGCCCCTGCATAGGTCAACTGCCcgcctcttcttctccttctacaAGGACGGCAGGACAGTGCGCGGCAGGGGTCTCTCCTCAGAATTCCAGATCCCCAGAGCTTCAGAGGCACACTCTGGGTCCTACTGGTGTGAAGCAGCCACTGAGGACAACCAAGTTTGGAAACAGAGCTCCAAGCTGGAGATCCGGGTGCGGG GACCCTCCAGCTCTACTGCAGCCCCCACCTTGAGTCCAGCTCCTCAGAAATCGACTGTTCCAGAATCTACTACAACCGAGTCGCCTGGACCTCACCCTCCACTGTCCACTCCTTCTAAGAATCCAggcttctcctctcctctgcgGGTGCCAGACCCCCATCTGAATCACCAGATGGGCATTCTTCTCAAACAAATGCAGGATATGAGAGCTCTCCTTGGTCACCTGGTCATGGAGCTGAGGGACTTATCTGGCCACCTGAAGCTTCAGACCACAAAGGGTCATGCCAAATAG